One Thiocapsa bogorovii DNA segment encodes these proteins:
- a CDS encoding AmpG family muropeptide MFS transporter, translating into MTSVDTSNTGGWKTTARELSNPRVLSMLFLGFSAGIPLLLIFSSLSLWLREAGVERQAVTFFSWAALGYSFKFVWAPLIDKLPLPLLTRRLGRRRAWLLVSQLAIISAIVGMALVDPATGTGHVTRMAIAAVLLGFSAATQDIVIDAYRIESAAPRLQGLMSSTYIAGYRIGMVVAGAGALYLAALFGSEAGNYSFRAWQHTYLIMASTMLIGVLTTLLIPEPETRRPDAHVYSATDYLRLVGVFLVAATAFAGGFFVSAAAFSWLKAGAGGGPITGFLLETLHFAVAVSAAVAAGWLLVAAGAVNAVMARETWLEPALDFFRRYGLKTALLLLALVGLYRISDIVLGVISNVFYQDIGFSKPQIATAVKTFGVVVSILGGLLGGLMATRYGVMRILMLGAILSAATNLIFVVLALAGPELTWLYIAVAADNLAAGLASAAFVAFLSSLTSVSFTAVQYAIFSSLMTLLPKVLGGYSGSIVDGIGYPGFFVFTTLIGVPVVVLVWLAGRSLAIDDRAREAAAAAVA; encoded by the coding sequence ATGACGTCAGTCGACACCAGCAACACCGGGGGATGGAAGACAACGGCGCGCGAGCTCTCCAATCCAAGAGTGCTTTCGATGCTCTTTCTCGGCTTCTCCGCCGGGATCCCGCTTCTGTTGATCTTCTCCTCGCTCTCGCTGTGGCTGCGCGAGGCCGGCGTCGAGCGTCAGGCGGTGACCTTCTTCAGCTGGGCCGCACTGGGCTATTCCTTCAAGTTCGTCTGGGCGCCCTTGATCGACAAGTTGCCTCTGCCCTTGCTGACCCGTCGACTCGGACGGCGGCGCGCGTGGCTGCTGGTCTCGCAGCTCGCGATCATCTCCGCCATCGTCGGGATGGCACTGGTCGATCCGGCAACCGGCACCGGCCATGTCACGCGCATGGCGATCGCGGCCGTCCTGCTCGGCTTCTCGGCGGCGACCCAAGACATTGTGATCGACGCCTACCGGATCGAATCCGCCGCGCCGCGCTTGCAGGGGCTCATGTCATCGACCTATATCGCGGGCTATCGGATCGGGATGGTCGTCGCCGGTGCCGGTGCGCTCTATCTCGCCGCGCTCTTCGGATCCGAGGCGGGCAACTACAGCTTCCGCGCCTGGCAGCACACCTATCTGATCATGGCCTCCACCATGCTGATCGGGGTGCTGACGACACTGCTGATCCCCGAGCCCGAGACACGGCGTCCCGACGCCCATGTCTACAGCGCAACGGACTATCTGCGACTGGTCGGCGTCTTCCTTGTGGCCGCGACTGCCTTTGCCGGCGGGTTCTTCGTCTCCGCAGCGGCCTTCTCGTGGCTCAAGGCAGGGGCGGGCGGAGGACCCATCACCGGCTTTCTGCTGGAGACACTTCATTTCGCCGTGGCCGTTTCGGCTGCGGTCGCGGCCGGCTGGCTGTTGGTGGCGGCCGGGGCGGTGAACGCCGTGATGGCGCGTGAGACCTGGCTCGAGCCGGCACTGGATTTCTTCCGCCGCTACGGACTGAAGACCGCCCTACTCCTGTTGGCCCTGGTCGGGCTTTATCGGATCTCGGACATCGTCCTCGGTGTCATTTCCAATGTCTTCTATCAAGACATCGGCTTCTCGAAGCCGCAGATCGCGACCGCTGTGAAGACCTTCGGGGTCGTCGTGAGCATCCTCGGCGGGCTCCTCGGCGGGCTGATGGCAACCCGCTACGGGGTCATGCGGATACTCATGCTCGGGGCCATCCTGTCCGCGGCGACCAACCTCATTTTCGTTGTCTTGGCGCTCGCGGGACCTGAACTGACCTGGCTTTACATCGCTGTCGCAGCCGACAACCTCGCCGCTGGACTTGCCAGCGCGGCCTTCGTCGCCTTCCTGTCGAGCCTGACCAGCGTCTCTTTCACCGCCGTCCAGTACGCCATCTTCAGCTCGCTCATGACACTCTTGCCTAAGGTCCTGGGCGGTTATTCGGGCTCGATCGTCGACGGGATCGGTTATCCCGGTTTCTTCGTCTTTACGACCTTGATCGGCGTCCCGGTGGTGGTCCTGGTCTGGTTGGCCGGACGCAGCCTGGCGATCGACGATCGGGCACGAGAAGCCGCCGCCGCAGCCGTCGCGTGA